The Plasmodium vivax chromosome 12, whole genome shotgun sequence genomic interval cACATGAGGGTAGGCATGAGTGTTGGGGCGTAAAAGCACGCACCAAATGGCATATGCATACAGCGGTACATGCAACAGCTGCACGGGGGTATTTACACTCTCAAATCAGCTGCAAACGCTCACACCGCGGCACACACACGGTGAGGCCTGCGCTGGTTTGTACCTTCCGCCATATTGGCATCGTCcgcatttaaattattttccccgtAATTCAAATTGTGACCCTTGTTGTTAATTTCCGTGAGGGGGTTATTATTTGGGGGTAGATACGAGTGCGGTCCTTTGGAGAAACTCTCATCATTAAGCACGACGACCAACTTATGGTCttgtatttcatttttattgaCGGTGACCCAGAACTGCTTATCGACCGTGGTATCATCATCCACATTGAGACATTGCACTTGGAATTTATCATTCGAAATATTATCCTTATCGGATAGGGgttgcaaaataatttggaTGTCAATTGTTTCCTTTACGTTAATTAGGCCAAAGGATGGTCGGACGAGATAATTGTTTGGCGCCgtggtttttattttgaatgcCACCTTCCTGTCGCTTATGTTTTCTAGTTTGACCACTTGCGTCACGGCTTGGAAATGCACCAGGGGGAACTCTATGTTTTTTTCGGGGCTCACTTTTAGcagtttcatttttgccttcgCGGGGGGGGCTCTCAATGTTACGGTTGGTTTGGCGACGCCTGTCAAGTTGCCTTGCTTTGGCGCTATGTTGCTTCTATTCGCTGCTACGCCCTTCTGGGGATCTCTCGGACTGGGTTGCTTTCCTCCTTTGCCAGTTCCCGAATTGGTccgttcttcctcttcggtCTATTAGAAGTCGGTCTCCTGCTCTTCGCGCCCCTTCTCCGTTTCGCTGTTATGCTGCTTGACTGCTTGGCTGCTTTGCTGCTTTGATGCCTTTCCGCCCAATCACCACTTTATATGTTCGCCTCTCTTCGCTCCCTGTATGTCCTCCTGAACTGGCGCCTCAGTGTGCTTATCCCGTGTGCGCGAGTTGGCCCAGCTCCACTCCGCAATTCGTTTAGCTGCTCGTTTGGGTGGTGCACGCACGtcacatacatatgcaagcgtacatacatgtgcgTACATGCCGTGCGGCTGTGGTGTGAAGGAGCGCTCTGCTAAGTATGGCTGCTCTGCTAAGATTGGCTGCTCTCCTTAAGCATTAACACCTAATGGGGGTGGGTGAATGCAGAGCGTTCACGTGCGCTGGGTGTACTGTACGGGTTAGGTGTACGAGCTAGTTGTGCGAGCTAGGTGTACGCAAAAGGAAGTGCAGGTACGCTTGCAggcacatacgcatatgcatatgcataatGTTGGGAATGCGTTTTCGCGCAAGGGGGGCTTTACGAGTGGGGAAAAATTATGGGATGGTAAGTGGGGGGCAATGAAAAGAACTGCGAAGCGAAAAGTGAGAAATGGATGAGCAAGGGATGAGTAAAGAACGAGCAAAGGATGACTAAAGAACGAGTAATGGATGAGCAAAGAACGAGCTAAGGATGACTAAAGAACGAGTAATGGATGAGCAAAGAACGAGCAAAGGATGACTAAAGAACGAGTAATGGATGAGCAAAGAACGAGCAAAGAACGAGCAATGGATGAGGAACGAAAATGAGAGATGTCAAAAGCGCAAACACgaattcgaaaaaaaaaaaaaaaaaaaaaaaaaaagttgaaaagCTTTTGCGCATACTGTTATACACGGGAACCATGAGGGTATAGCTTGTCccttaattttattttctcattttaaaaaggagggcTTGCTTAAGCGCAGCGCGCAACTTCATGtgacatatatatatatacatacgcgtATGCACAGGTGAATGTATGTACCTTGCACTTGGTACCGTATGGGATACACGCCGGGTGAAGGGGCTCCTGAGCGTTATTCTTCTATACGCTCACTTACGTATGCCATGCTTTTGGAAAAAGGGATTTGCAAAATCACTGCTAAGGCAATGAACGTAACTGCTTGTGCATTGCATGAGCACAAAAATTGGGGGGGATGCATacacgttaaaaaaaaaaaatatatattgtaagGGATTACGTGGGCGAATAATGCGTCAAAAAGTAAGCAAGTAAATaaatgagggggaaaaggagcgGAAAAGAGGGGATAAAACAAACGGAAGGAACGTACATTTGTTcacgtggaaaaaatgcaatttaGCGAAAGGGGTTGCGCGATGTTTTACGGAGTTCCCCGATGTTTCGCGAAGTTTTGCTTGTTTTGCGGAGTGTTCCGAAGGTTCgtaaaaaattcatttaatATGATGTCTTTCACCTTTCCTTTTGCCgaggcttttttttttttttttttcttcctttgtGCAACACGCATAAGCGGAAAAGCAGGCAGTGTAGCATCATAGAGAGGGGAAAAGTTGTTCCTTTAAAGGGTATATTTGTACATCCATATGTGTGAGACAAACGTGTTTAAAAGGCTTCcgtgtataattttttacacgtTATGGGCATATGCCCatctttgcatttttcggGGGAATGTGATTCTTCCCGTATGatgcccaaatgggggagcgAAATCTTTTGCAAATGAAATGGTCACGTGATTGGTTTCTCCGTCCAAGGGGAGGCGGAGCGAATGGCGGCGAACACTCCGCGAACACACAAAGGAGGATAAGTTGCACGAGAAAgttgcaacatttttttatcaatttaaAGGAACTTAGAAGGAAGCACTTCCGCAATCGGGTGGACGGGTGGATGTGCATGCACGGATGTGTGATCACGCTGGTAAGaataaagcgaaaaaaaaagagaaaaaatttgtgtgcaccttggtttctcccccttccccaGTGGGTGGTAGTTCCACTGCACTATGCTTTCCACAAGTTGTGTGTATACCAGGCGAGgtgacaaaaaaggggggtttGCAAAataagcgtaaaaaaaattgcccttAAGGATGCTAAAATAGGGCTAATGGAGGTGTGCGCAGTGGGAGGCGTGATGGAGcggaaaaggggcaaacaaaatgggggtccACACATGAGTGTATGTGTGCCAAACTATACATGTATagatatatgtatgtgtacgTGTTGGTGTGCCTGTGCATGGGGGCTATCAAACTGGGTAAACGCTTTGTCGAGCAAATACACAACGGaggagggaggaaaaaaaggagctacCACTGAGAGGATGCAGCTCTTTGTACACCAGCGGAAAGATAACCGAATGAATCTACTGAGGTGCCCCGCACTGTTTAAGGGCAATACAAAATGCTTTTGTTTCTACACAGAATGGATTCCTTTTAGAATGATATCGGGGAGTAGGAGGATGGCTTTGCCCGTGTTAGACGCCTTAGTTTTAAGTCCCCCCGCCTAATCACCCACCGTTTTGGGCACTTCAACGAAATGTATGTGAAAATGTTTGCAGTGTCGACTGGAGGAAGTGGTAAGTGGGACACGGGTTAAGGCCCGAACATGGGTGGGGCGCGAAAAATATGCTCCGGGTGAGGAGCAGAGATCATTTTCGGTAGTCATACCCCAGCTGTGTATATGACACATTCGAGTTGCTTTTGCtatatgggaaaaaaaaaaaaataataaatgaataaacaaaCCGTAAGGGGCTTCCACAGGTGTGCACGTCGCTTCTACTTCATGTAGGTACTTCCTCGTGCTATACCCAGAAAGGTTTTCCCACACCACACGTTCCAGGGCTGTAGTTCCGTGCAGGGCAACCTGTGTGTTGTTGCCCTATACGGGGTTATGTCAAGCCGATAAGGGAGCAAATTACGTGAAAAAGGGCCACCAAATGGGAAGTAAATAGCATGTACGCGTGAGCTAGGGGGGGCTCGCAAAGTCTTCCTGAAAAATGCGGAAAAAcgctcatttgtttttttggttATCGCCAAATGGGTTACCATTACATGCTTAGGGGCTTTTGGTGGGAGTGCGAACTGAACAGGCTGCTTacactgcaaaaaaaaaaaaaaaaaataataaaatagtgaaataataaaataataaaataaaaacgtgaTAAAAGGAGCCGGCACTTTTAAGCCTCTTCTATGACGGGTGCTTGCTTATCCGGGGatagaattaaaaaggaaaaaaatgggaaaagagCTCCTACTCCAATttgtgcatgtacgtatacCATGCTAGGGGCACAAGCGCAGCATAACTTCATTTCGTATTTGCCTTTTTAGGGGGCtccaaaaaataagaagtttgtcccaaaaaattaagtcctgcccctttttttctagccttttcttcattcgattgagaaggaaaaaaaaaaaaaaaaaatatttaaaggaCGCAGATTCGGAAAGCCAAGATGAATTCGTTAAAATCAACCAACGTCCGAGTGCAGAGCACAACCCATGAGGCGGCCAGCAGCAAACTGTTAcacaaaaagaggggaaaaaagaaaaaacaaaaaataaaatgcaggACAAGCGAGCGAGAGAGGCACGCTCTGCTGTGAGAGGCCACCGAATGAGATGTGCTCTCCTGCGGTATCCGTAGATTCCACCGCCGCGCATACACCAACCTTGTAGACATGTAATGCGCGAACTCTCACCCCACTTTCCCCTCAGTTCCGCCGTTAATCTAGGATACTACTCGGACCCgttcttaaaatattttgtcaAAAGGATCGAGAAAAGGAGTCCCCTCATAAACAGAGGTTTGTGCGTAAAAGCGTCTGCAAAATTGAGGCGCGTTAACCTGTGCAGTTGGTGCAGATGGGCCCTCGCATGAGTGCTTATCGAGCAAGCGGTTTCAGGGAAGTAGACCATCGGGCGAGGAGGTCCTTCGCCCAGCTTAGCCGACCACGTCGTTTTCTACAACGTTTGCGTCGGTCACCGTAGACTGTTGTGTATGGCGCTGTGTTCATCTAGCTATCTATGTATCTGCCTATCTATCTACCTATTtatctacttttttttttttttttttttttcttttcctttcatgCCCCCTTGAAAGGCTATTACGCCCGCGTCGCCGCAGTGAGGCAGTACATTGAGCTCTTTTTCAAGTCCCTAGAGGAGGTAACTGACGGAGAAAGGAAAGCACATTCAGCAAGGCGATGCTGCGTGTACGTGCGCATTTATGCATGTGCGTGTTTCTACTGGGGCATGTGCATAAACGTGCCCACGACTGGCACACCCCTTGCAGGAGGAACCCGTCCAGGTAGTGAACATCGGGGCCGGCTTGGACACCACCTTCTTTTGGATAAGCGtaagggggaagcgaattGAAATAAAGAgggccaaatgggggagaacCGTGTAAATGTGAAGAACACATATCCCATGCCGTTCTTTCGCACCCACAGGAACAGCGGAAAAATGCCACCTATTACGAAATGGACTTCCACGAACTGCTGCGGGAAAAGGCGAACATAATAAACCGCGTCGATGAGTTGAGGGGCTTTCTAAAGGGAGCGGATCAGGGCGACGTGGCAAGCAAGCCAGAGGTGGAGGGCAAGCCAGAGGCGGAGGGCAAACCTGGCGAGGAGAACAAACCCGGCGTGGGCGCAGATCTCATCAACTGCGCCAACTACAAAATGCTGTCGTTCGACCTGAACCACTCGAGTCTCCTGGAGAAGCACTTAACGAGTTACGGGTTCGACTTCTCAATCCCCACTCTGTTCATTTGCGAGTGcgttttaatttatttggaGATAAGCAGCAGCGACAGTTTGATACAAACGCTGGCCGGCCTTATGCGAAGCACCTCCTGCATGTTGGTGTATGAACAGGTACCTCGATCGGCGCTGAGGGGAGTGGCGCACTGGTCGCTTAGCGGAAGAGGCAACACCAAAAGACGTATTCACCCGCCGAATGACCACTTCTTCTTatccccttccccccctcttcttccccccctgcaagGTCAACCCGAACACCGCCTTCGGAAAGGTGATGATAAGCAATTTCAGCCAAAGAGGAATAGAACTGAAAAGCATCTTCAAGTACGACAGTTTGGAAAAGCAACTTTGCAGATTTAAGTCCCTCGGATGGAGTCATGTCTACATAAGTGACATGAACGAAATTTATGATTATCACTTAAATCgggatgagaaaaaaaaaattgaaaaaatagaaatgtTTGATGAGTTTGAAGAATGGAGGTTGCTACAGAATCATTACTTCATTCTCGTTGCGTTTAGTCCTTCTGAAGATTTAAGCAAGAATGCtctgtatgtttttttaaagaacatGAAAGATGGGGGAGGAGGGTTTTCTCCAAATGTTTAGCGATATGTGAAGCAGTCGTGCGCCATATGTTTAGTGATATGCGAAGCAGTTGTGTGTTATATGCTTAGTGATAACCGTTCGGTTGTATCTTTCTCCGTTGTATGTTCCCCACTGcgttgatcattttttttttttttttgttcccctcctGTTATCCGCTGTCCGGATGGATAAAACTACCCCTGCTCATCATGCGTAACTCGTTGCTGTGTAAGCGTACCACAGTGCGCCCACGTATTTGTAGTGGCATTATTTGCATTTATGTACCACGTGGCAGGTTATGCTAAAAGGGGGTTGGCTCTCAAAAGGTAACAAACATTTTGAGGGAAAAATATGGACATTGGGGGTCGACCAAAGAGGGCTTAAACGTACGCGGTGCTTAGCACTGTGGGGGAGTAAATCGCGCAGAATACGCGGCGGGCTAGGGAAATGGTACAGAAGTTGCGGCGCTGCACTGCGCTTCATCACACTTCATCACGCTTCATCACGCTTTATCTCACTTGGtggctttgtttttttttccgcgtgGAAGGGCCATGGGAGAGATGAATTTCCATGCCGTCGCCTGCACCTCGGCAGCCTCAGTGGGAACAACCGGtgggtaaaaaaggaaaaaaaaaaaaaaaaggcacaaacgGGTATCCTTTCACATTGAGTACGTACATATTCGCATGCGTGTCAAGTCCGCGTGAACTGCGCTCCGCGGCAAAGGCTTCCTGGCGCATATCAAACGGGAAAAGAagtatgcattttttaacgCGCACAAttggatggaaaaaaaatgtgtaatacaaaagggagggaaaTAAAGCGAACACAGAGAAGAAAAACGCGCCTACAATTTTGCTCATTCGCTCGAACATTTTTCGTCTTCAATTTAGCTCTTCGTTTGTGAACGAGTGTggattttccccccatttgaacCTTGTCGCATTGTTGCTTCGTACAATTTGGTATACCCCCCCATGCTGACCGCCACATGCGAACAGCGCAAGTGTGAAGGAGTAGAGGGAACGATCATAGCACACTGGCGAGTTGGCGAGTGCCCCCTGGCGGAGAAGTATGCCATTTTGaacacccctccccccctctgcggttaaaaaaaaaactcgtgCCAACCATGTTTATATTCGAGAGCGCGCAACACTACTTTAACTTCTTCCGGAACTTTAATGGATGCTACACAGATAACAAGCTgctgaaatatttttttaaaaaaagttacaacaACTGGTTTAACGATCCGACTCAGTACAACTATTACTTTATTTCCTACTATGCAGTGGcaatttccttttccgttttgatGAGGAATTTGCTGTTCAACCCGGACGTTCATTTTAGGAGACAGGACAAGAGAAGAAACATTGTTGATCGGTACCAGCACCATGCGTATTCAGTTCCCTACTACAACCACTGGTTAAGAAATTTTAGCCAGTCGTTTAAGTGCACACTGATAGACAACGAACCGGATTACCAGGATGAGGACCCTTTGCACATTCGCCCCAAGCGGGTCCAGTTTTACGGGAGGTTCCCGTTCTTCTTTGAGGTCCCAAGGTACGGCGTGGATGACCCCTATTACGAAAAGAACTCGCATAAGTACATGCAGAAGTACTACGAGAGCATTGGGTATGTGAAGCCGAGCGAGCCGCAGGAGGGTTAGGTCGCCccgggaagaagaagaggaggagggaaaagaagatgaagaagaccACTAAAACGATGAAGAAGACCCACTAAAACGATGAGGAAGACCGCTAAaacgatgaggaagaaaggTCTGAATTTCCCCCCGGGGAAGGAGCCAAATAAATGTGTTTGAAAACGTTTGGGCGCTCGCACAggacgcctttttttttttttttttttacccatttgtggAGGAGTTGTAACTTCTCCCCGTTTTTTGGCTAACAAATGGTTCCCCCCTCTCCCttgctccttccccttttaaccTCATACgtgatgttatttttaaaaaggttatGCGTCCCAATTGGTACTTTCAACAAATTGGTAAATTCCTGAGGGTGGAGTGTCCCCTTTTCCGGCGACGAATAtgtacccaaaaaaaaatgacaacgtTGTTTCTTgcataatgaaaaaaacataccaGCATTGAGTACCTAtttgtgaataaaaaaaaaattgaaaaatggaCCCTTCGTAGAGATATCTCTGTGTTTCCATTTTATCCCATCTATCTGGAAACGCCGAGCGGCCAAGTGTCAACCATCGCTCGTTTTGCGCGAAAGGGAAGTAGCCAAAAGTAGACGACTTTAAAAAGCGACGCCTTCCTTGTAATAACATTAAGTTTATTTAAAAGGTGagcgatttttttccccattcaTTCGTGAaagtgttttaaaaaagaaaaaaattaagaccGTAcctttaaatataaaattgtacaaatgatttcccaaaaaaaataaaaaaaataaaataaaataacgtccgtacgtgtatgcatatataactTTGCGCATATACAGTTTCGTGCATATGGCGCCTGGGTGACAAATAGCTCGTTCCGTATGAgcatttaacaaatttacaaATCTTAAAAATTATCTGTTAATTTTTCGTAATGGTCTAAAGTGGGATAAtcaaggggggagggggagatgACCATAACGTTTGTCGCGTGTGTGTGGGATGACACTACCGTTTTGTCGCGTGTGTGGTGATGGCGTGTGCTGATGATGGGCTTCCCCCCGCGTGCGTGCGGTGCTAAATGCACGTGCGCTTTGGTTGAATGTGTACAAGTTGCTATAAAAATCAGGTTCGCAGCTGTACGTTCGTGTAACAATGATGGCGTCGCGTTGGGTGCGCCTTTCTTGTGGCCTCCGTCCCGTTTCTCCCCATctcaccgctcccccccttagctctccccatttttcactttatttCCGTTTTGGCGGGAGAGCctcacaaaaaggagtgcgttttttccttcaccttgTTGCTGTGATATTGCTGCGGGTTATAATTACAAACGTAATTATTTTCTTGGGCAGAGTATTGTTGAGTCGGTTGGTAAGGAACACCCTGCGcattagggttcaggttcaGGTACATTTTGGAGTGCACGTTTGGCTTCACATTTTGTTGAGCAGTGGACTTCATGTTTGGCATGATGTTGCTTAGATGGTTATGTGCAACGCTGTTGTTGTCTATATTTTGGTTAATCATATTTATGGCTGTATTTTTTGCCGCCGTATTTTCTGAGGtgtttaaaatttcgttCAGGGCGTTTTCGGCCATTCTGGCGTTTATCTGTTTGTTCATGGGCGCACTAATGTGGCTGCTTGGTTGGATGTTCAGCTGGCCACTGAATTGGTCGGCCATTCGGCTGGTCATGCGGTCGGTCAGGCGGTCGGTTAAGCGGTCAGTCAAACGGTCAGTCAAACGGTCTGTCAAGCGATCGGTCAATCGGTCGGCCATAAGGTCGCTCATGTGGTCGCTCATCTGATCGCTCATCTGGCTATTTAGGTGGTCACTTATGTAGCTGTTTCGCGAGCCACTGTGGTGGTTAGCTAATTGGTTGTTCGGAAGTCGGCTTGGGGGGAGATGACTTTTGGGGAGCTGAATTTTGGGGGGATGATTTTTGGGGGGTTGATTTTTAGGGGGGTGATTCTTGGGAAGGTGGTTTTTGGTAAGGTGGTTTTTGCCCAGGTGACTTTTAACTATCTGGCTGTTCATTAGTTGGCTACCCAATTGGCCGCTACCAAGCTGACCGCTGTCGTACGGGGCGCTGTCAAACTCGCCGCTATCAAACTGGGCGCTGTCAAACTGGCCACTATCAAGCTGGGAACTGTCAAACTGGAGGCTGTCAAACATGCTGTTCTTCAGGCGGCCGCTATTAAAAAACCCATCGTTGAGCAGGTCTTCATTGAGCAGGTCTTCACTGAGGAGGTCTTCGTTGAGCAGATCATCGTTGAGCAGATCATCGTTCAATAACCCATCGTTGAGCAGCCCATCGTTGAGCAGCCCATCGTTGAGCAGCCCATCGCTGAGTACCCCCTCGCTGAGCAGCCCCTCACTGACCAGCCTCTCACCGAGCAATCCCTCGGTGAGTAGCCCTTCATGTAGCAGACCATCACTTATTCGGTTATCACCCACAAGTGCGCTGTTCCCCTTGTGTGCGTTGTGCTTCCCATGGTTTTTGCGGTTCTGAATAGCGCTGATATTGGTAGCCGCTGTGGTGGCCGAGGTGGTAGCCGTCGTGGTGGCGGCGGTAGACGTAGTGGTGCTCGTGGCAGTAATGCCATTATTATTCAGCTTGAAATAGTTATTTATCAAGTCTTTACTTTTCAAGTCCTTATTTATCTCCGCATTTGATTTCGTGGGAATGCTGTTTACACTCATCTTGTCATTTGTTCGGCTGGGTGGGAGGTTGTTCCCATCGCTTAAGAGGAGGTTGCCTTGCTTGCCGCGATTACTTTGTGAGTTGCTATTTTTGTAGAAGGGGTTAATTTGGCTGTTAGCCATCATTTGTGCTGCCATCATTTTGGGCACTTCACCGCTCTGAGCATTTCTCTGATCCAGGGAGGAAgagcaggaggggggggcgtTGTTCCTTGGCACGGACGAATCGTTTAAACTTACGTTTTGCATGTTGTTCATGAGGTTACCATTGAGGATATGGCTGCTGACTACGTTGGGGCCCTTTTGGTTATATCCCGGGTTGTGGTAATTGTAGACGTAACTTTGCTGGGGGTTCAGGTCGTCACTTGATTTGTCATCGCTCTTGCCGGTTTGGAGTCGTTGGTAGTTGGTGTTCCCTCCGCTGGGGTGCACCTCCTGTAGGTGTACCTCCTGAGGGGGTGCGTCTCGCATGTTTACATCCTGTGGGTGTACTTCCCTCGAGTGCTGCCCCTGCACCGCCTGGCTGTGCGAGCCCCCCTTTGGCTTCCTCACATCGTCGCTGCTCACCATGTTGTACTGAGCCAGCGCATGCTGCGCCGACGGCATTCCATTGTACGAAGATGATAGCGAAGTGAGGTTCAAATTAGGGTTCAAATGGATATTCCCATTGCACTCACTGCCACCAATATAGCCATTATCATTCGATACGTTAGACACGTTAGACAGGTTAGATAGATTAGACAGGTTAGAAACGTTTGACAAAATTGACAAATTTGAAACGTTAGAGACGTTGGCCATATTGGGAACATTCACTGTCTGCATGGCGTAACCAAATCTATTTTTCAGCTCCTGCAGTTTCTGGTAGGAGGGGATGTTTCCATTGACAAGGTCCTTGTTCTGCAGATTACTAGGAATGTTTACTGTTCTGCTGGTGGGTATATTTTGGTGCAACTCGTTGTAGAGACTACCAGATTCATTGAGCATGTTCTTTACATACTCTTGCTTACACTGTCTAGTCATATTATCATTAACGGATGAATAGCATTTGAAGTTGACATGACTTGCATTCACGTTGTTGTTGCCGAAGTGCTCACTTGTTGAGCCCTGGTTATTACTACTGCAACTGCCTCTGCTGTTGTACTTGGTTATTCCGCTTACGTGCGTGCACTGGTTTCCACTGCTACTGAGACTGTTGCGATGCTTCTCTTCGTAGCCTTTCGCGTTGTGCATGCACCCTCCCTGGTTGCTGTTGGAGCTGGAGTGCTCCTCTGTCAAATGGCCGTTTTGATTAAAACTCAGGAACAGGTTCTGTGCCATGTTGACAGCGTGGTTGGGTGGCGGCGTCGACGAGCTATCTGGGTCGTTGCCATTGTACAGGGCATTTAAATTGGCCGCGAATTCGTGCGCCGCGTCCCGCAGGTTTGCCATGTTGGCGGTTGGTCCGTTTGTGCTTCTCCCGTTTGCGCCCATCCCGTTCTCTGCTGCCAGGCTCGCGACCGTCACCGCATTCGCCGCATTCAACTCCTTCTCCGCGAGTTCCGCCATCTCGGCAAGCTCCTCATTGAGCGCCTGCATGCTCACGGCGCCCTTGTCGTTGCAGGCCGACGAATACAGGTTGTAGTACTGCTTCACGGTGTCGAAATCGACTCTGTGGTTGTCGCTGCCGTGGTTGTCACTTCCGTGGTTGTCACTTCCGTGGTTAACGCTGCTGTGGTTAACGCTGCCGTGGTTAACGATGCTGTGATTAACGCTGCTGTGGTTAACGCTGCTGTGGTTAAGGCCTCCGTGATGGGCACCGCCATGGATGCCGCCTCCCTGGCTACAGTCACCACTGCCGTTACcgctgctactgctgctgttgttgtTCCTCTTGGAGTTCCCCTTGACATTTAAGTTAATGTATTTTATCCGTTCCTCTATGGGTATCAAGTCTATCAGAAAATCAAACATATCTCTTTTGCAAGCAGCTGAAATCACGTCTTGTCTTTGCAGTGTTCTTCGTTTGCTCTCTTCTGTGAACTTCCAGGCATAATTAGTTAACTCCATAATGAACAGCTCGCAAGCCTTGGCCAATAAGACAGGGGTGTCTGCTGACACCATCTGAttgctttttatttcatcatcttccttcataatttttttaattctagAAATGGGTAAATTATGGGTTCTTAAATCTTCCACACTCATATTTGAAATTTCGGCTAGCTGGTTTTTCCAAAAGGCATCAACCTCATCATCTTTGACGTTTTTTACATTCATATCTACATATATCgggggttaaaaaggggagaaaaaaaaaaaaaaaaaaaagagaaagagaggAAGAGACAAACGGACAAATATGAGGGCACACGGTTGCTAATTCACCGGGCCAAGTAATCAAAGCTTCCTCGCACAATACGATTTTATAgggaagaacaaattaaCTCATTAATAAAATGGTAGAGCGAAATGTCTGCTTATCGAACTGCATTTGCAATTGGCATATGCTCGAATGTGTGTGATGGCTATCTGAATTTCACTTCGCCCC includes:
- a CDS encoding hypothetical protein, conserved (encoded by transcript PVX_118510A); its protein translation is MFIFESAQHYFNFFRNFNGCYTDNKLLKYFFKKSYNNWFNDPTQYNYYFISYYAVAISFSVLMRNLLFNPDVHFRRQDKRRNIVDRYQHHAYSVPYYNHWLRNFSQSFKCTLIDNEPDYQDEDPLHIRPKRVQFYGRFPFFFEVPRYGVDDPYYEKNSHKYMQKYYESIGYVKPSEPQEG
- a CDS encoding vesicle-associated membrane protein, putative (encoded by transcript PVX_118500A); its protein translation is MKLLKVSPEKNIEFPLVHFQAVTQVVKLENISDRKVAFKIKTTAPNNYLVRPSFGLINVKETIDIQIILQPLSDKDNISNDKFQVQCLNVDDDTTVDKQFWVTVNKNEIQDHKLVVVLNDESFSKGPHSYLPPNNNPLTEINNKGHNLNYGENNLNADDANMAEGIKGGLPGMQRKYHELLNYCVFVDKQKAALEKENESLKNQLKAYNSNCNKLFVDNKLIPIIIVMLAVVTKYMGYW
- a CDS encoding leucine carboxyl methyltransferase, putative (encoded by transcript PVX_118505A), whose product is MNSLKSTNVRVQSTTHEAASSKLSAVNLGYYSDPFLKYFVKRIEKRSPLINRGYYARVAAVRQYIELFFKSLEEEEPVQVVNIGAGLDTTFFWISEQRKNATYYEMDFHELLREKANIINRVDELRGFLKGADQGDVASKPEVEGKPEAEGKPGEENKPGVGADLINCANYKMLSFDLNHSSLLEKHLTSYGFDFSIPTLFICECVLIYLEISSSDSLIQTLAGLMRSTSCMLVYEQVNPNTAFGKVMISNFSQRGIELKSIFKYDSLEKQLCRFKSLGWSHVYISDMNEIYDYHLNRDEKKKIEKIEMFDEFEEWRLLQNHYFILVAFSPSEDLSKNALYVFLKNMKDGGGGFSPNV
- a CDS encoding histone, putative (encoded by transcript PVX_118515A), with the protein product MNVKNVKDDEVDAFWKNQLAEISNMSVEDLRTHNLPISRIKKIMKEDDEIKSNQMVSADTPVLLAKACELFIMELTNYAWKFTEESKRRTLQRQDVISAACKRDMFDFLIDLIPIEERIKYINLNVKGNSKRNNNSSSSSGNGSGDCSQGGGIHGGAHHGGLNHSSVNHSSVNHSIVNHGSVNHSSVNHGSDNHGSDNHGSDNHRVDFDTVKQYYNLYSSACNDKGAVSMQALNEELAEMAELAEKELNAANAVTVASLAAENGMGANGRSTNGPTANMANLRDAAHEFAANLNALYNGNDPDSSSTPPPNHAVNMAQNLFLSFNQNGHLTEEHSSSNSNQGGCMHNAKGYEEKHRNSLSSSGNQCTHVSGITKYNSRGSCSSNNQGSTSEHFGNNNVNASHVNFKCYSSVNDNMTRQCKQEYVKNMLNESGSLYNELHQNIPTSRTVNIPSNLQNKDLVNGNIPSYQKLQELKNRFGYAMQTVNVPNMANVSNVSNLSILSNVSNLSNLSNLSNVSNVSNDNGYIGGSECNGNIHLNPNLNLTSLSSSYNGMPSAQHALAQYNMVSSDDVRKPKGGSHSQAVQGQHSREVHPQDVNMRDAPPQEVHLQEVHPSGGNTNYQRLQTGKSDDKSSDDLNPQQSYVYNYHNPGYNQKGPNVVSSHILNGNLMNNMQNVSLNDSSVPRNNAPPSCSSSLDQRNAQSGEVPKMMAAQMMANSQINPFYKNSNSQSNRGKQGNLLLSDGNNLPPSRTNDKMSVNSIPTKSNAEINKDLKSKDLINNYFKLNNNGITATSTTTSTAATTTATTSATTAATNISAIQNRKNHGKHNAHKGNSALVGDNRISDGLLHEGLLTEGLLGERLVSEGLLSEGVLSDGLLNDGLLNDGLLNDGLLNDDLLNDDLLNEDLLSEDLLNEDLLNDGFFNSGRLKNSMFDSLQFDSSQLDSGQFDSAQFDSGEFDSAPYDSGQLGSGQLGSQLMNSQIVKSHLGKNHLTKNHLPKNHPPKNQPPKNHPPKIQLPKSHLPPSRLPNNQLANHHSGSRNSYISDHLNSQMSDQMSDHMSDLMADRLTDRLTDRLTDRLTDRLTDRLTDRMTSRMADQFSGQLNIQPSSHISAPMNKQINARMAENALNEILNTSENTAAKNTAINMINQNIDNNSVAHNHLSNIMPNMKSTAQQNVKPNVHSKMYLNLNPNAQGVPYQPTQQYSAQENNYVCNYNPQQYHSNKVKEKTHSFL